In Desulfarculaceae bacterium, the following are encoded in one genomic region:
- a CDS encoding (Fe-S)-binding protein yields MSQAQAIRPKKLPQEAFEKLNGANLNLCLTCGTCSGGCPITGDPAEDIQGWDTRKVIRMLALGMIDEVVESRFPWLCTGCGRCAAACPMGLDMPAIFGYMKHLRPRDEVPGILHKGVENVLKTGNNMAIPRDDYLFTMADMGVEMAEDCCPGFYVPVDRQDADILFFPNSKEVFGDFEDMYWWWKIFYAAKEKWTIPSENWEAVDWGLFTGNYEATQILAQRKIDMMKKFNIKRMIMPDCGGGSYGCRNGMKMCQFDDPDNSIDFIYLYDYLMEVIKSGRIKLDKSVYADKTFTWHDSCKHGRELESHFGHGFFEEPRWIIQQCTDNFVDMEPNRMNGNCCGAGGGMWPMPYDDDSAWHGRKKYESIKESGANVVVVACSNCHDQLMKRIPKYYDDYPYEVMYLWQLVADCLVIDPWTPEEIAQGEAEAEAQWERLGVDLDMEF; encoded by the coding sequence ATGAGCCAAGCCCAAGCCATTCGACCCAAAAAGCTGCCCCAAGAGGCCTTTGAAAAGCTCAACGGGGCCAACCTGAACCTCTGCCTGACCTGCGGCACCTGCTCCGGCGGCTGCCCCATCACCGGGGACCCGGCCGAGGACATCCAGGGCTGGGACACCCGCAAGGTGATCCGCATGCTGGCCCTGGGCATGATCGACGAGGTGGTGGAGAGCCGCTTCCCCTGGCTGTGCACCGGCTGCGGCCGCTGCGCCGCCGCCTGCCCCATGGGCCTGGACATGCCGGCCATCTTCGGCTACATGAAGCATCTGCGCCCCCGCGACGAGGTGCCGGGCATCCTGCACAAGGGCGTGGAAAACGTGCTCAAGACCGGCAACAACATGGCCATCCCCCGCGATGACTATCTTTTCACCATGGCCGACATGGGGGTGGAGATGGCCGAGGACTGCTGCCCCGGCTTCTACGTGCCGGTGGACCGCCAGGACGCGGACATCCTGTTCTTCCCCAACTCCAAGGAGGTCTTCGGCGACTTCGAGGACATGTATTGGTGGTGGAAGATCTTCTACGCGGCCAAGGAAAAGTGGACCATCCCCAGCGAAAACTGGGAGGCGGTGGACTGGGGCCTGTTCACGGGCAACTACGAGGCCACCCAGATCCTGGCCCAGCGCAAGATCGACATGATGAAGAAGTTCAACATCAAGCGCATGATCATGCCCGACTGCGGGGGCGGCTCCTACGGCTGCCGCAACGGCATGAAGATGTGCCAGTTCGACGACCCCGACAACTCCATCGATTTCATCTATCTCTACGACTACCTGATGGAGGTCATCAAGTCGGGACGCATCAAGCTGGACAAGAGCGTGTACGCGGACAAGACCTTTACCTGGCACGACTCCTGTAAGCACGGCCGCGAGCTGGAGAGCCACTTCGGCCACGGCTTCTTCGAGGAGCCCCGCTGGATCATCCAGCAGTGCACCGACAACTTCGTGGACATGGAGCCCAACCGCATGAACGGCAACTGCTGCGGCGCCGGCGGTGGCATGTGGCCCATGCCCTATGACGACGACAGCGCCTGGCACGGCCGCAAGAAGTACGAGTCCATCAAGGAAAGCGGGGCCAACGTGGTGGTGGTGGCCTGCTCCAACTGCCACGATCAGCTCATGAAGCGGATACCCAAGTACTATGACGACTACCCCTACGAGGTGATGTATCTGTGGCAGCTGGTGGCCGACTGCCTGGTCATCGATCCTTGGACCCCCGAGGAGATCGCCCAGGGCGAGGCCGAGGCCGAGGCCCAGTGGGAGCGCCTGGGGGTGGACCTGGACATGGAATTTTAG
- a CDS encoding IscA/HesB family protein: protein MMEMTPEASQALKTVMAEKNLEPPIRIFMQSGCGGAQLALGVDQARDGDETYAVDGVDFVIQKDLADTVGDVKLDFINEDNQQGFLLTSANPLPQPESCGTGGGCGDGCCGAC from the coding sequence ATGATGGAAATGACCCCCGAGGCCAGCCAGGCCCTCAAGACGGTTATGGCCGAAAAAAACCTCGAGCCCCCCATCCGCATCTTCATGCAGAGTGGTTGCGGCGGCGCGCAGTTGGCCCTGGGCGTGGACCAGGCCCGTGACGGCGACGAGACCTATGCGGTGGACGGCGTGGACTTCGTGATCCAGAAGGATCTGGCCGATACCGTGGGCGACGTGAAGTTGGACTTCATCAACGAGGACAACCAGCAGGGCTTCCTGCTCACCAGCGCCAACCCCCTTCCCCAGCCCGAGAGCTGCGGGACCGGCGGCGGCTGCGGTGACGGCTGCTGCGGCGCCTGCTAG
- a CDS encoding DUF748 domain-containing protein: MSQNKTRRWPWITGAVILLLLGLYTALGFWGLPYLIKSKLPAALEAQTGQKASLERVSFNPFTLRLEADGFVLGPGEPKPMISFSRLVVRLDAASLWRWALICSEVTLEEPFVQVVLRPDGSLNLAELAPKEAAPAPAPAKESKEPFPFLLRKLKLAKGSLWFLRQRKDHPGRLRVIPINLELTDLSTMPELCGLPKDCGPFNLTAASAQNERLVWRGRLGLSPLASSGRVSLEGWKLATLYELAPEAAELIAAPRGTVDLSAKYEMSWDDGRLKLALDPLKLSVRQLGLTPVDGGPGLSLEGLSAGGKLSLSQADGKPKLSLSGLTASLDKLALGAEGGEPLATLKSLEASGGSLDLASRVFSLESLKLSGGRALAVMGKDGKLNWSGLAKPRPAAEAAPAKEAPVKAAPGWRFNLKRASLDGYELVFEDQRGEEPAKLEVQHLSLGLEGPAWPMDGAWPFSLRAELVSGGKLSAKGKLISLAPDLEADYELDAIDLKALQPYLARAARARLVEGRFSSQGRVLVGKPARGKGLVLEARASLSRLSLRAQTSQDELLGLAQFSTPALRLELTPPSLSMERADLQEPRLKVVIGPKGEINLLQVIKRGKDAEAGGEKQKTKDKQPPAFAYQLGVVHISRGQLDYTDLSLEPKFSSLVRELRGSARDVGNQVSSPMPLRLRGRVDRYGQAEIAGRLLPLAPGSRSHLKMNFENLDLHHLSPYAAKFAGWRIKEGKLYLEMDYRLAGERLVGENQVLIKNLVLGDKIDQPGAPNLPLDLAVALLKDSQGRIQMAVPISGDLSDPQVSVGGLIATALANVVSKVITAPFSWLAGLVGASGEDLGRVDFDPGSFRVSPPQEEKLAKLAQAMDKRPQVKLAIAGGYSPVLDAPALKRRALVAELTKMSGQGEAGRTQLRVSWSSPAVGRVIEALYLKRYSRLDLDQLKRRVAASPTRSGKQRSGQQLAAAQHRAMFRALLAKQPLDPAKLSALGQERASAAAKLLTKRYKLSPARLSIKPPQEEPPNQDKTVPSKLSLDVEQQ; encoded by the coding sequence ATGAGCCAAAACAAAACCCGCCGTTGGCCCTGGATCACCGGGGCGGTGATACTGCTCCTGCTGGGGCTCTACACCGCCCTGGGCTTCTGGGGCCTGCCTTATCTGATCAAAAGCAAGCTGCCCGCCGCGCTGGAGGCCCAGACCGGGCAAAAGGCCAGCCTGGAGCGGGTGTCCTTCAACCCCTTCACCCTGCGCCTGGAGGCCGACGGCTTCGTGCTGGGGCCGGGCGAGCCCAAGCCCATGATCTCCTTTTCGCGCCTGGTGGTGCGCCTGGACGCGGCCAGCCTGTGGCGCTGGGCCCTGATCTGTTCGGAGGTCACCCTGGAGGAGCCTTTCGTCCAGGTGGTGCTCCGGCCCGACGGCTCCCTGAACCTGGCCGAGCTGGCCCCCAAGGAAGCGGCCCCGGCCCCGGCCCCGGCCAAGGAAAGCAAGGAGCCCTTCCCCTTCCTGCTGCGCAAGCTGAAGCTGGCCAAGGGCAGCCTGTGGTTTTTGCGCCAGCGCAAGGACCACCCCGGCCGCCTGCGGGTGATCCCCATCAACCTGGAGCTGACCGACCTCTCCACCATGCCCGAGCTCTGCGGCCTGCCCAAGGACTGCGGCCCCTTCAACCTGACCGCGGCCAGCGCCCAGAACGAGCGCCTGGTGTGGCGGGGCAGGCTGGGCCTTAGCCCCCTGGCCTCCAGCGGGCGGGTGAGCCTGGAAGGTTGGAAGCTGGCCACCCTCTACGAGCTGGCCCCCGAGGCGGCCGAGCTGATCGCCGCGCCCCGGGGCACGGTGGATCTCAGCGCCAAATACGAGATGTCCTGGGACGACGGCAGGCTCAAGCTGGCCCTGGACCCGCTCAAGCTGAGCGTTCGCCAGCTGGGCCTGACCCCCGTGGACGGCGGCCCGGGCCTTAGCCTGGAGGGCCTGAGCGCCGGGGGCAAGCTGAGCTTGAGCCAAGCCGACGGTAAGCCCAAGCTGAGCCTGAGCGGGCTCACGGCCTCGCTGGACAAGCTGGCCCTGGGGGCCGAGGGCGGGGAGCCGCTGGCCACCCTGAAGAGCCTGGAGGCAAGCGGGGGCAGCCTGGACCTGGCCTCGCGCGTGTTCAGCCTGGAGAGCCTCAAGCTTTCCGGCGGCCGCGCCCTGGCGGTGATGGGCAAGGACGGCAAGCTCAACTGGAGCGGCCTGGCCAAGCCCCGGCCCGCCGCCGAGGCGGCACCCGCCAAGGAAGCACCGGTCAAGGCCGCGCCCGGCTGGCGCTTCAATCTGAAGCGGGCCTCCCTGGACGGCTACGAGCTGGTCTTCGAGGACCAGCGCGGCGAAGAACCCGCCAAGCTGGAGGTGCAGCACCTCTCCCTGGGCCTGGAGGGCCCCGCCTGGCCCATGGACGGGGCCTGGCCCTTTAGCCTTCGGGCCGAGCTGGTCAGCGGAGGCAAGCTCTCGGCCAAGGGCAAGCTCATTTCCCTGGCCCCGGACCTGGAGGCCGACTACGAGCTGGATGCGATCGACCTGAAGGCCTTGCAGCCCTACCTGGCCCGCGCGGCCCGGGCCCGGCTGGTCGAGGGCCGGTTCTCCAGCCAGGGGAGGGTGCTGGTGGGCAAACCCGCCCGGGGCAAGGGCCTGGTGCTGGAGGCGCGGGCCTCGCTGAGCCGCCTGAGCCTGCGGGCCCAGACCAGCCAGGACGAGCTGTTGGGCCTAGCGCAGTTTTCCACCCCGGCCCTCAGGCTGGAGCTGACCCCGCCCAGCCTGAGCATGGAGCGGGCCGACTTGCAGGAGCCGCGCCTCAAGGTGGTGATCGGCCCCAAGGGCGAGATCAACCTCTTGCAGGTGATCAAGCGCGGCAAAGACGCCGAGGCCGGAGGCGAGAAGCAAAAGACCAAGGACAAACAGCCGCCCGCCTTTGCCTATCAGCTGGGGGTGGTGCACATCAGCCGGGGCCAGCTGGACTACACCGACTTGAGCCTGGAGCCCAAGTTCTCCTCCCTGGTGCGCGAGCTGCGGGGCAGCGCCCGCGACGTGGGCAACCAGGTGTCCTCGCCCATGCCGCTTCGCCTGCGCGGGCGGGTGGACCGCTACGGCCAGGCCGAGATCGCCGGGCGGCTGTTGCCCCTGGCCCCGGGCAGCCGCTCGCACCTCAAGATGAACTTCGAGAACCTGGACCTGCACCATCTGAGCCCCTATGCCGCCAAGTTCGCGGGCTGGCGCATCAAGGAGGGCAAGCTCTACCTGGAGATGGACTACCGTTTGGCAGGGGAGCGCCTGGTGGGCGAAAACCAGGTGCTGATCAAGAACCTGGTCCTGGGCGACAAGATCGACCAGCCCGGCGCGCCCAACCTGCCCCTGGACCTGGCCGTGGCCCTTTTGAAGGACTCGCAGGGGCGCATCCAGATGGCGGTGCCCATCAGCGGCGACCTGAGCGACCCCCAGGTCTCGGTGGGAGGGCTCATCGCCACCGCCCTGGCCAACGTGGTGAGCAAGGTGATCACCGCGCCCTTCTCCTGGCTGGCCGGGCTGGTGGGGGCCTCGGGCGAGGATCTGGGCCGGGTGGATTTCGACCCGGGCAGCTTCCGCGTCTCCCCGCCCCAGGAAGAGAAGCTGGCCAAGCTGGCCCAGGCCATGGACAAGCGGCCCCAGGTCAAGCTGGCCATCGCCGGAGGCTACAGCCCGGTGCTGGACGCCCCGGCCCTCAAGCGGCGGGCCCTGGTGGCCGAGCTGACCAAGATGAGTGGCCAAGGCGAGGCCGGGCGCACCCAGCTTCGGGTGTCCTGGAGCAGCCCGGCGGTGGGGCGGGTCATCGAAGCGCTCTACCTGAAGCGCTACTCCCGCCTGGATTTGGACCAGCTCAAGCGCCGGGTGGCGGCCAGCCCCACCCGGAGCGGCAAGCAGCGCAGCGGGCAGCAGCTGGCCGCGGCCCAACACCGGGCCATGTTCCGCGCCCTGCTGGCCAAACAGCCCCTGGACCCGGCCAAACTGAGCGCCCTGGGCCAGGAGCGGGCCTCGGCGGCGGCCAAGCTGCTCACCAAGCGCTACAAGCTCTCCCCCGCGCGCCTGAGCATCAAGCCGCCCCAGGAAGAGCCGCCCAACCAGGACAAGACCGTGCCCAGCAAGCTGAGCCTGGACGTGGAGCAGCAATAA
- a CDS encoding uracil-xanthine permease family protein has product MSHFSSPDYKFSAKGAILGAQMLFVAFGALVLVPLLTGLNPNVALFTAGVGTLLFQIITKGKVPVFLASSFAFIAPIIYGTQTWGVPGTMCGLAAAGGLYVIISLVVRVGGVQILQRILPPVVTGPVIMVIGLILAPVAVNMALGKTGDGAKALYPQNLALIISLFSLAVTIGVSLLAKGWLKLVPILIGIGAGYGLSLILGLVNFAGLKAAPWLAVPDFVMPTWNLEAILYIVPIAIAPAIEHFGDILAIGGITGRDYLKEPGIKNTMLGDGLATSLAAFLGGPPNTTYSEVTGAVALTRAFNPAIMTWAAVVAVALAFVGKLGAFLLTIPVPVMGGIMVLLFGAIMVVGINTLVRAGHDLMHPRNLTIVALIVIFGTGGMALPLGSFKLAGIGLAGVLGVVLNLVLPGRKEADAALCDRMAEKQPERVLMD; this is encoded by the coding sequence ATGAGCCACTTTTCCAGCCCGGACTACAAGTTTTCCGCCAAGGGGGCGATCCTGGGGGCCCAGATGCTCTTTGTGGCCTTCGGGGCCCTGGTGCTGGTTCCCCTGCTCACCGGCCTCAACCCCAACGTGGCCCTGTTCACCGCCGGGGTGGGCACCCTTCTCTTCCAGATAATCACCAAGGGCAAGGTGCCGGTGTTCCTGGCCAGCTCCTTCGCCTTCATCGCCCCTATCATCTACGGCACCCAGACCTGGGGGGTGCCGGGAACCATGTGCGGCCTGGCCGCAGCCGGCGGGCTCTATGTGATCATCAGCCTGGTGGTGCGCGTGGGCGGAGTGCAGATACTCCAGCGCATCCTGCCGCCAGTGGTCACCGGCCCGGTGATCATGGTCATCGGCCTGATCCTGGCCCCGGTGGCGGTGAACATGGCCCTGGGCAAGACCGGCGACGGGGCCAAGGCGCTCTATCCCCAAAACCTGGCCCTGATCATCAGCCTGTTCTCCCTGGCGGTGACCATCGGGGTGTCGCTGTTGGCCAAGGGCTGGCTCAAGCTGGTGCCCATCCTCATCGGCATCGGGGCGGGCTACGGCCTCTCGCTCATTTTGGGCCTGGTCAACTTCGCGGGCCTCAAGGCCGCGCCCTGGCTAGCGGTGCCGGATTTCGTAATGCCAACCTGGAACCTGGAGGCGATCCTCTACATCGTGCCCATCGCCATCGCGCCGGCCATCGAGCACTTCGGCGACATCCTGGCCATCGGGGGCATCACCGGGCGCGACTACCTGAAGGAGCCGGGCATCAAGAACACCATGCTGGGCGACGGCCTGGCCACCAGCCTGGCGGCTTTCCTAGGCGGCCCGCCCAACACCACTTACAGCGAGGTCACCGGCGCGGTGGCCCTGACCAGGGCCTTCAACCCGGCCATCATGACCTGGGCGGCCGTGGTGGCCGTGGCCCTGGCCTTCGTGGGCAAGCTGGGCGCCTTCTTGCTCACCATCCCCGTGCCAGTCATGGGCGGGATCATGGTGCTGTTGTTCGGGGCCATCATGGTGGTGGGCATCAACACCCTGGTGCGCGCCGGACACGACCTCATGCACCCCAGAAACCTGACCATCGTGGCCCTGATCGTCATCTTCGGCACCGGCGGCATGGCCCTGCCCCTGGGCAGCTTCAAGCTGGCCGGCATCGGCCTGGCCGGGGTGCTGGGCGTGGTCTTGAACCTGGTCTTGCCCGGGCGCAAGGAGGCCGACGCCGCCTTGTGCGACCGCATGGCCGAAAAGCAGCCCGAAAGGGTGCTCATGGATTAG
- the upp gene encoding uracil phosphoribosyltransferase: MPVIVVDHPLVRHKLGILRKHDLSTSSFRALASEISMLLTYEATKDLTTEPKTIKGWAGKVEVEEIKGKKITVVPILRAGLGLMDGVLDMIPGAKVSVVGFYRNEETLKPVQYYVKLAKHMKHRMALILDPMLATGGTLIATIDLLKQAGADKIRGIFLVAAPEGIAAVEAAHPEVEIYTAAVDERLDENGYILPGLGDAGDKIFGTK; encoded by the coding sequence TTGCCGGTAATCGTGGTTGATCATCCCCTGGTGCGTCATAAGCTGGGCATCCTGCGCAAGCACGACCTGTCCACCTCCAGCTTCCGGGCCCTGGCCAGCGAGATAAGCATGCTGCTCACCTACGAGGCCACCAAGGACCTGACCACCGAGCCCAAGACCATCAAGGGATGGGCGGGCAAGGTGGAGGTGGAGGAGATAAAGGGCAAGAAGATCACCGTGGTGCCCATCCTCAGGGCCGGGCTGGGGCTCATGGACGGGGTGCTGGACATGATCCCCGGGGCCAAGGTGAGCGTGGTGGGCTTCTACCGCAACGAAGAGACGCTCAAGCCGGTGCAGTACTACGTGAAGCTGGCCAAGCACATGAAGCACCGCATGGCCCTGATCCTGGACCCCATGCTGGCCACCGGCGGCACCCTCATCGCCACCATCGACCTGCTCAAACAGGCGGGGGCGGACAAGATCCGGGGCATCTTCCTGGTGGCCGCGCCCGAGGGCATCGCGGCGGTGGAGGCGGCCCACCCGGAGGTGGAGATCTACACCGCGGCGGTGGACGAGCGTTTGGACGAGAACGGCTACATCCTGCCCGGCCTGGGCGACGCGGGCGACAAGATCTTCGGCACCAAATAG
- a CDS encoding MFS transporter — MDPKALILLILGHLTTDTTQGALPALLPLLKQVHQLSYAQAGALIMVMNLTSSVIQPLFGHLTDRWNLRWLVPVGVALSGISFGFIGLAPAYWVIIVVVIFSGLGVASFHPEAFKGVLGSAGSRKVVGVSWFMVGGNAGLALGPVLIMAYYSWLGLGGSLLFALPGIAVALLLWAYWRRLDRKNGTAAPAPSPERLPLRGRLKPLGILMGAVTLRAWVHMGAATFLPFYYVKVLGGDAVAAGSMLTIFLAAGVVGTLAGAPLAERVGPKRFFVVTVALTSPLLVLLQLMPAGLWFQVVLALLGGVLLSTWSVVIVMGQQLLPDRAGTVSGALVGFSMGLGGVGAALMGVVADHWGVATVLHIVTVLPLISAAVGLFIPMRDQDYAASRA; from the coding sequence ATGGACCCCAAAGCGCTCATCCTGCTCATCCTGGGCCATTTGACCACCGACACCACCCAGGGGGCCTTGCCCGCTCTGTTGCCCCTGCTCAAGCAGGTGCACCAGCTCAGCTACGCCCAGGCCGGGGCCCTGATCATGGTGATGAACCTCACCTCCTCGGTGATTCAGCCCCTGTTCGGCCACCTCACCGACCGCTGGAACCTGCGCTGGCTGGTGCCCGTGGGGGTGGCCCTGTCCGGGATCAGCTTCGGCTTCATCGGCCTGGCCCCGGCCTACTGGGTCATCATCGTGGTGGTGATCTTCTCGGGCCTGGGGGTGGCCAGCTTCCATCCCGAGGCCTTCAAGGGGGTGCTTGGCTCGGCCGGCTCGCGCAAGGTGGTGGGGGTGAGCTGGTTCATGGTGGGGGGCAACGCGGGCCTGGCCCTGGGCCCGGTGCTCATCATGGCCTACTACTCCTGGCTGGGTCTGGGGGGCTCGCTCCTGTTCGCCCTGCCCGGCATCGCCGTGGCCCTGTTGCTCTGGGCCTATTGGCGCCGCCTGGACCGCAAGAACGGGACCGCCGCCCCGGCCCCCTCGCCCGAGCGCCTGCCGCTCCGGGGCCGTCTAAAGCCCCTGGGCATCCTCATGGGCGCGGTGACCCTGCGGGCCTGGGTGCACATGGGCGCGGCCACCTTTTTGCCTTTCTATTACGTGAAGGTGCTGGGCGGCGACGCGGTGGCCGCCGGTTCCATGCTCACCATCTTCCTGGCCGCCGGAGTGGTGGGCACCCTGGCCGGGGCGCCCCTGGCCGAACGGGTGGGCCCCAAGCGCTTCTTCGTGGTCACCGTGGCCCTCACCTCTCCCCTGCTGGTCCTGCTCCAGCTCATGCCCGCCGGGCTTTGGTTCCAGGTGGTGCTGGCCCTCTTGGGCGGGGTGCTCTTGTCCACCTGGTCGGTGGTCATCGTCATGGGCCAGCAGCTCTTGCCCGACCGGGCGGGCACCGTGTCCGGGGCCCTGGTGGGCTTCTCCATGGGCCTGGGCGGGGTGGGCGCGGCGCTCATGGGCGTGGTGGCCGACCACTGGGGCGTGGCCACGGTGCTGCACATCGTCACCGTGTTGCCCCTGATCAGCGCGGCGGTGGGCTTGTTCATCCCCATGCGCGACCAGGACTACGCGGCCAGCCGCGCCTAG
- a CDS encoding MFS transporter: protein MAKAKRYRYFICLVIFLSYLLVFFHRLCPAVIALDIQADFGLSGTVLGLLGSAYFYPYALMQIPTGILADSWGPRKTIFAFFLVAAAGSALMGLAPNMELAVLGRVMVGAGVATVFVCNFKLLSQWFSPERFLTMGGVFMAVGGVGALTAGAPLAFLSDALGWRLSLAAVGGFTAVMAAAVWLVVRDKPQDMGWPAINPTASEPPAKRPPLLAGIKQVLTAARFWPLAAWAFFATGLSFAMGGLWGGPYLMQVHGMSKAMAGGILSTFSLSLLIGAPLIGVLANRWGRKPVLIGCSSILFISFAMLYFFTAGLPLWLLYVLYFGLGCGGAATGPVMATVSKELFPVEIAGASVGMVNLFPFLGGALFQVAMGAVLSWAGEGAGGAPVAAYKLMFLFTTAGALAALLLSLVLTETKPRR, encoded by the coding sequence ATGGCCAAGGCCAAACGCTACCGTTATTTCATCTGCCTGGTCATCTTCCTCAGCTACCTGCTGGTGTTTTTCCACCGCCTCTGCCCGGCGGTGATCGCCCTGGACATCCAGGCCGACTTCGGGCTCAGCGGCACGGTGCTGGGCCTGCTGGGCTCGGCCTACTTCTATCCCTACGCCCTGATGCAGATCCCCACCGGCATCCTGGCCGACTCCTGGGGGCCCCGCAAAACCATCTTCGCCTTTTTCCTGGTGGCCGCCGCCGGTTCGGCCCTCATGGGCCTGGCCCCCAACATGGAGTTGGCCGTGCTGGGCCGGGTGATGGTGGGGGCCGGGGTGGCCACGGTGTTCGTGTGCAACTTCAAGCTGCTCTCACAGTGGTTCAGCCCCGAGCGTTTCCTCACCATGGGCGGGGTGTTCATGGCCGTGGGCGGGGTGGGGGCCCTCACCGCGGGCGCGCCCCTGGCTTTTCTCAGCGATGCCCTGGGCTGGCGGCTCAGCCTGGCCGCGGTGGGCGGCTTCACGGCGGTGATGGCCGCGGCGGTGTGGCTGGTGGTGCGCGACAAGCCCCAGGACATGGGCTGGCCGGCCATCAACCCCACGGCCTCCGAGCCCCCGGCCAAACGGCCGCCCCTGTTGGCGGGCATCAAACAGGTGCTCACCGCCGCGCGCTTCTGGCCCTTGGCCGCGTGGGCCTTTTTCGCCACCGGCCTGTCCTTTGCCATGGGCGGGCTGTGGGGCGGGCCCTACCTGATGCAGGTGCACGGGATGAGCAAGGCCATGGCCGGGGGGATACTCTCCACCTTCTCCCTGTCCCTGCTCATCGGCGCGCCGCTCATCGGGGTGCTGGCCAACCGCTGGGGCCGCAAGCCGGTGCTCATCGGGTGCTCCAGCATCCTGTTTATCTCCTTCGCCATGCTCTATTTCTTCACCGCCGGTCTGCCCCTGTGGCTCTTGTACGTGCTGTACTTCGGCCTGGGCTGCGGGGGCGCGGCCACCGGGCCGGTGATGGCCACGGTGTCCAAGGAGCTCTTTCCCGTGGAGATCGCCGGGGCCTCGGTGGGCATGGTCAACCTGTTCCCCTTCCTGGGCGGGGCCCTGTTTCAGGTGGCCATGGGCGCGGTGCTCTCCTGGGCCGGCGAGGGCGCGGGCGGCGCGCCGGTGGCGGCCTACAAGCTGATGTTCCTGTTCACCACGGCCGGAGCGTTGGCCGCTCTGCTGCTGTCGTTGGTCCTTACCGAAACCAAACCCAGGCGTTAG
- a CDS encoding YHS domain-containing protein, which produces MTQTIRSTEPCPVCNMPVDTRHTELVAQREGRVYFFCAPGCRDKFLSEPCCAQPKGWWGRFLDRLARANDKEFGEGGAHCH; this is translated from the coding sequence ATGACTCAGACCATCCGCAGCACCGAGCCCTGTCCGGTGTGCAATATGCCGGTGGACACCCGCCACACCGAGCTGGTGGCCCAGCGCGAGGGGCGTGTGTACTTCTTCTGCGCCCCGGGCTGCCGCGACAAATTCCTGTCCGAACCCTGCTGCGCCCAGCCCAAGGGCTGGTGGGGCCGCTTCCTGGACCGCCTCGCCCGGGCCAACGACAAGGAGTTCGGCGAGGGCGGGGCCCACTGCCATTAG
- a CDS encoding hydrogenase iron-sulfur subunit: MPDNFEPQILAYCCQWCSYAAADLAGSMRLQYPANVRIIRVPCTGRVDLLYMLRAIEDGADGVFLSGCLLDDCHYVNGNYKAVKRVKEGKKILEQIGVEPERLEMFFNSSAMGPQFAQTCNDFTQRIRQLGPLYPPAEQAAAAAG, from the coding sequence ATGCCCGACAATTTCGAGCCCCAGATACTGGCCTATTGCTGCCAGTGGTGTTCCTATGCCGCCGCCGACCTGGCGGGGAGCATGCGTCTGCAATACCCGGCCAACGTGCGCATCATCCGGGTGCCCTGCACCGGCAGGGTGGACCTGCTCTACATGCTCCGGGCTATCGAGGACGGGGCGGACGGGGTGTTTCTCTCCGGCTGCCTCTTGGACGATTGCCACTACGTGAACGGCAACTACAAGGCCGTGAAGCGGGTGAAAGAGGGCAAGAAGATCCTGGAGCAGATCGGGGTGGAGCCCGAGCGCCTGGAGATGTTCTTCAATTCCTCGGCCATGGGGCCCCAGTTCGCCCAGACCTGCAACGACTTCACCCAACGCATCCGCCAGCTGGGGCCTCTGTACCCCCCGGCGGAGCAGGCGGCCGCCGCGGCGGGATAA